One Alcaligenes ammonioxydans DNA segment encodes these proteins:
- the lldP gene encoding L-lactate permease, whose translation MQQAWLQQYDPTGNIWLSALIALIPIIFFFLALTKLRMKGYQAGTITVLLALGVALFFYRMPVSTAFASVVYGFFYGLWPIAWIIVAAVFLYKISVKTGQFDIIRASILSITPDQRLQLILVGFCFGAFLEGAAGFGAPVAITAALLAGLGFRPLYAAGLCLIANTAPVAFGAMGIPIIVAGQVSGIDPFHIGQMAGRQLPFMTIIVLFWLMAIMDGWRGIKETWPAVLVGGGSFALVQFLTANYIGPELPDITSALVSLVALTLFLKVWQPKRIFRFDEQEATPVQSDVAQQATLPLTTGRIIKAWSPFIILTVMVTIWSVQPFKVLFAANGPLASTIVNIPVPFLHNLVEKAPPVVASATPYGAVYAFNWLSATGTAILIAALLTILFLRMKPAKAVETLGETFKELAVPIYSIGMVLAFAFIANYSGLSATLALALAHTGKAFTFFSPFLGWIGVFLTGSDTSANALFGALQATTAQQLGLPEVLMVAANTTGGVTGKMISPQSIAIACAAVGLAGKESDLFRFTVKHSLIFAVLIGLLTTLQAYVLPWMIP comes from the coding sequence ATGCAACAAGCGTGGCTGCAGCAATACGATCCCACCGGCAATATCTGGCTGTCGGCCCTGATCGCCCTTATTCCCATCATCTTTTTTTTCCTGGCCCTGACCAAGTTGCGCATGAAGGGCTATCAGGCAGGCACCATTACCGTGCTGCTGGCACTGGGCGTAGCCCTGTTTTTCTATCGCATGCCCGTCTCCACCGCCTTCGCTTCGGTGGTCTATGGCTTTTTTTACGGACTGTGGCCCATCGCGTGGATCATTGTGGCAGCCGTATTCCTGTACAAGATTTCGGTAAAAACCGGACAGTTCGACATTATTCGTGCCTCTATCCTGTCCATCACCCCTGACCAGCGCCTGCAGCTGATTCTGGTCGGTTTTTGCTTCGGGGCGTTTCTGGAAGGCGCGGCCGGCTTCGGCGCTCCCGTCGCCATTACCGCAGCCCTGTTGGCCGGTCTGGGTTTCCGCCCCTTGTACGCTGCTGGTCTTTGTCTGATTGCCAATACGGCTCCCGTAGCCTTTGGCGCCATGGGCATTCCCATCATTGTGGCTGGCCAGGTCTCGGGCATTGATCCCTTCCATATTGGACAAATGGCCGGTCGCCAACTGCCCTTTATGACCATCATTGTGCTGTTCTGGCTGATGGCCATCATGGACGGCTGGCGCGGCATCAAAGAAACCTGGCCTGCCGTGCTGGTCGGCGGCGGCTCCTTTGCCTTGGTGCAGTTCCTGACGGCCAACTACATTGGCCCCGAACTGCCCGACATTACCTCGGCCCTGGTTTCCCTGGTAGCCCTGACCTTGTTCCTGAAGGTATGGCAGCCCAAGCGCATCTTCCGCTTTGACGAGCAAGAAGCTACACCGGTCCAGAGCGATGTGGCCCAACAAGCTACTCTGCCGCTGACCACCGGTCGCATCATCAAAGCCTGGTCGCCCTTCATCATCCTGACCGTCATGGTCACGATCTGGAGCGTGCAGCCTTTTAAAGTACTGTTTGCCGCCAACGGTCCGCTGGCCTCGACCATTGTGAACATTCCTGTGCCTTTCCTGCACAATCTGGTCGAAAAAGCCCCTCCCGTCGTCGCCTCGGCTACTCCTTATGGCGCGGTCTATGCCTTTAACTGGCTCTCGGCTACCGGCACAGCCATTTTGATTGCCGCCTTGCTGACCATTCTTTTTCTGCGCATGAAGCCCGCCAAAGCAGTGGAAACACTGGGTGAAACCTTCAAGGAACTGGCCGTTCCCATTTACTCGATCGGCATGGTGCTGGCCTTTGCTTTTATCGCCAACTATTCCGGCTTGTCGGCTACTTTGGCCCTGGCCCTGGCCCACACCGGCAAAGCCTTCACCTTCTTCTCCCCTTTCCTGGGCTGGATTGGCGTGTTTCTGACCGGTTCCGATACCTCGGCCAACGCCCTGTTTGGTGCTTTGCAAGCCACCACGGCCCAGCAACTGGGTTTGCCTGAAGTGCTGATGGTTGCGGCCAATACCACGGGTGGCGTGACCGGCAAGATGATTTCTCCCCAGTCCATTGCCATTGCCTGCGCCGCCGTCGGCCTGGCTGGCAAGGAGTCCGACCTGTTCCGCTTCACCGTCAAACACAGCCTGATCTTCGCCGTTCTGATTGGCCTGCTGACCACCCTGCAAGCCTATGTGTTACCTTGGATGATCCCCTAA
- a CDS encoding GntR family transcriptional regulator, whose translation MSTKPLYEQLADKLTRYIQDGRLKPGDRLPTEAELGEMFGVSRITVRQGLAILTRNGLIERFPSRGSFVLERKNTGSWELNSLNDLVQLGKDTSTKVARWELVAPPAEIAEFFASDEPVYKLQAVRYKSAVPLYFAENYVLRSIGERLGQQDLETRTMVEMLTSVLNVPIKHAQEEISMADASAEMAKQLWIKENQAVIVQRIDLFDVDDKPVQSGKGWWRSEHFKRRFTLNYL comes from the coding sequence GTGAGTACAAAACCGCTCTACGAACAGCTTGCTGACAAGCTGACCCGCTATATCCAGGACGGTCGTTTAAAGCCGGGCGACCGTTTGCCCACGGAAGCCGAGCTGGGGGAAATGTTTGGTGTCAGCCGCATTACGGTACGGCAGGGTCTGGCAATCCTGACCCGTAATGGCCTGATCGAGCGCTTTCCCAGCCGTGGCTCCTTTGTGCTGGAGCGCAAGAATACAGGTTCCTGGGAGCTGAACTCCCTCAATGATCTGGTCCAGCTGGGCAAGGACACCAGTACCAAGGTTGCCCGGTGGGAATTGGTCGCCCCTCCGGCGGAGATTGCCGAATTCTTTGCGTCCGACGAGCCGGTGTATAAGCTGCAAGCGGTGCGCTACAAGTCTGCCGTGCCGCTTTATTTTGCAGAAAACTACGTGCTGCGCTCGATTGGCGAACGTCTTGGGCAACAGGATCTGGAAACCCGCACCATGGTGGAGATGCTGACCTCTGTGCTGAATGTGCCCATCAAGCATGCGCAAGAAGAGATCAGCATGGCCGATGCCTCAGCGGAGATGGCCAAGCAGTTGTGGATCAAGGAAAACCAGGCAGTGATCGTGCAGCGTATCGACTTGTTCGATGTCGATGACAAACCGGTACAAAGTGGCAAGGGCTGGTGGCGCAGCGAGCATTTCAAACGCCGCTTCACGCTCAATTACCTCTGA
- a CDS encoding Lrp/AsnC family transcriptional regulator — protein sequence MRLDETDLKILRLLQDNGRLSNQELADLVALSPSSCHRRVKILEQEGLIENYSANLSASKLGFAIEAFVEVNIAQLNESEHQYLSKALATMDEVLHAYIVTGQANYMLHIRTRNFETFSNFVVHKLNTLRGVTKIHSQIVLSCIKAKGQRLPV from the coding sequence ATGAGACTAGACGAGACAGACCTTAAAATCCTGCGTCTTTTGCAGGATAACGGCAGACTCAGCAACCAAGAACTGGCTGATCTGGTGGCCCTTTCCCCTTCCTCCTGCCACCGACGCGTGAAAATCCTGGAGCAGGAAGGACTCATTGAAAACTACAGCGCCAACTTGAGCGCCAGCAAACTGGGTTTTGCCATTGAAGCCTTTGTAGAAGTGAATATCGCCCAGCTCAATGAAAGCGAACACCAGTACCTGAGCAAAGCACTGGCCACCATGGATGAAGTCCTGCATGCCTACATCGTGACGGGTCAGGCCAACTACATGCTGCACATCCGCACGCGCAATTTCGAGACTTTCTCCAACTTTGTCGTTCACAAGCTCAATACCCTGCGCGGTGTCACCAAAATCCATTCACAGATTGTGCTGTCCTGCATCAAAGCCAAGGGGCAACGCTTGCCGGTGTAA